The following proteins come from a genomic window of Pyxidicoccus sp. MSG2:
- a CDS encoding CBS domain-containing protein: MAQRTLDNGKDENRTGQRSPPPEPGTPRSADVAPPGSRERGESDLTGWNPARDEEPAARQGRFHRAAALRMAQTRTNVDDSDASTRRTGLTSMDDRDAGWEGTEYGTGPYGRDNRDVRNATGRGDRRDMGMQENELPPQRADYRPWDRYGHGGEEPRETQGPRTEPYRDERSRYHEGGPRGGERYREERQRMGDRLREERGRAYPPGPTARAGTEPGTGRRRWQREPLTAREVMTRGVRTARLDSPVREVAQIMKDEDCGVVPVVNAHGALVGIVTDRDLVVRGFTGGKSPDQLRVSDVMTDDVEAVTPDDNIHDVIALMGRKQIRRIPVVERDDRVVGIISMGDIANRADYDEELQEALDRVSSKRSFWNRLG, encoded by the coding sequence ATGGCCCAGAGAACCCTGGACAACGGCAAGGACGAGAACCGCACCGGGCAGCGCTCCCCACCGCCGGAGCCCGGCACGCCCCGGAGCGCCGACGTGGCCCCGCCCGGCTCGCGCGAGCGCGGTGAGTCCGACCTCACCGGGTGGAACCCCGCCCGCGACGAGGAGCCCGCCGCCCGCCAGGGCCGATTCCACCGCGCCGCGGCCCTGCGCATGGCCCAGACCCGCACCAACGTGGACGACAGCGACGCCAGCACCCGGCGCACGGGCCTGACGAGCATGGATGACCGCGACGCCGGCTGGGAGGGCACCGAGTACGGCACCGGCCCCTACGGCCGCGACAACCGCGACGTCCGCAACGCCACCGGCCGCGGCGACCGGCGCGACATGGGCATGCAGGAGAATGAATTGCCTCCACAGCGCGCGGACTACCGCCCGTGGGACCGCTACGGCCACGGCGGTGAGGAACCCCGCGAGACGCAGGGCCCTCGCACGGAGCCGTACCGCGACGAGCGCTCGCGCTACCACGAGGGCGGCCCGCGCGGCGGGGAGCGCTACCGCGAGGAGCGCCAGCGCATGGGCGACCGCCTCCGCGAGGAGCGCGGCCGGGCCTATCCTCCGGGTCCCACCGCACGCGCGGGCACCGAGCCGGGCACCGGGCGCCGCCGCTGGCAGCGCGAGCCGCTCACCGCTCGCGAAGTGATGACGCGCGGCGTGCGCACCGCGCGGCTCGACAGCCCCGTGCGCGAGGTCGCTCAAATCATGAAGGACGAGGACTGCGGCGTCGTCCCCGTGGTCAACGCGCATGGCGCGCTGGTGGGCATCGTCACCGACCGGGACCTGGTGGTGCGCGGCTTCACGGGGGGCAAGTCGCCGGACCAACTCCGCGTCTCGGACGTGATGACGGACGACGTGGAGGCCGTCACGCCCGACGACAACATCCACGACGTCATCGCCCTGATGGGTCGCAAGCAGATTCGCCGCATCCCCGTGGTGGAGCGGGATGACCGCGTCGTCGGCATCATCTCCATGGGCGACATCGCCAACCGCGCCGACTACGACGAGGAATTGCAGGAGGCGCTGGACCGCGTCTCGTCCAAGCGCTCCTTCTGGAACCGGCTCGGCTAG